A genomic stretch from Deltaproteobacteria bacterium includes:
- a CDS encoding 50S ribosomal protein L1, translating into MRKRGKKFSESAKRIDRNKSYDFAEALNFAVDMSYARFDEGIDVAVRLGVDPRHADQMVRGSVMLPNGTGKEVKVLVFAKGEKETEAREAGADIVGNDDLLEKIKKGWLEFDKAVATPDMMGAVGRIGKILGPRGLMPNAKTGTVTFEVASAVKDLKAGKIDFKVERAGIVHASVGKVSFGVEKLLENLTSFLDTIIRLKPASSKGTYLKGISVSSTMGPGIKIDPAHVKTILK; encoded by the coding sequence ATGAGAAAACGTGGGAAAAAATTCAGTGAGTCAGCAAAGCGAATTGACAGGAACAAGTCTTACGATTTTGCGGAGGCATTGAACTTTGCCGTGGACATGTCTTATGCTAGATTTGATGAGGGCATTGACGTTGCAGTGCGTTTGGGGGTGGATCCCAGACATGCCGATCAGATGGTCCGCGGTTCAGTCATGTTGCCGAATGGCACGGGCAAAGAAGTCAAGGTCTTGGTTTTTGCAAAGGGTGAGAAAGAGACGGAGGCCAGGGAAGCAGGGGCGGATATTGTGGGAAACGACGACCTGCTGGAAAAGATCAAGAAAGGCTGGCTGGAATTTGACAAGGCTGTTGCGACTCCGGACATGATGGGCGCGGTCGGGCGTATTGGCAAGATTCTTGGACCCAGGGGGTTGATGCCGAATGCAAAAACCGGCACTGTTACGTTTGAAGTGGCCAGCGCTGTAAAGGATTTGAAGGCAGGCAAGATTGATTTCAAAGTCGAGCGTGCGGGTATTGTTCATGCGTCAGTGGGGAAAGTATCTTTTGGCGTGGAAAAGCTGTTGGAAAACCTCACTTCCTTTCTCGATACGATCATTCGTCTCAAACCGGCCAGCAGCAAGGGCACATATCTAAAAGGGATTTCCGTTTCGTCCACCATGGGGCCTGGCATTAAGATAGATCCTGCCCATGTAAAGACCATTCTGAAATAA